A single region of the Marinobacter nanhaiticus D15-8W genome encodes:
- a CDS encoding organic hydroperoxide resistance protein has protein sequence MSLEKVAYRAYAEATGGRDGRAVSSDGVLDVALTTPKELGGSGGEGTNPEQLFAAGYSACFIGAMKFVAGRDKLPMPKDASIEGAVGIGPTDTGFGIEVELRISLPGMDDDQAKELIDKAHIVCPYSNATRGNIDVTLTRVD, from the coding sequence ATGTCGCTCGAGAAAGTAGCCTATCGTGCATACGCTGAAGCCACTGGCGGTCGGGACGGCCGAGCCGTTTCCTCTGATGGCGTACTGGACGTAGCACTGACCACGCCCAAAGAACTCGGCGGTTCCGGCGGCGAAGGCACCAATCCTGAGCAGCTGTTTGCAGCGGGTTATTCAGCCTGTTTTATCGGTGCCATGAAGTTCGTGGCCGGCCGTGACAAGCTGCCGATGCCGAAGGATGCCTCCATTGAGGGCGCTGTAGGTATCGGGCCGACCGATACAGGCTTCGGAATCGAAGTGGAACTGCGCATCAGTCTCCCGGGTATGGATGACGACCAGGCCAAGGAATTGATCGACAAGGCCCATATCGTATGCCCCTATTCCAACGCTACCCGTGGAAACATCGACGTCACCCTTACCCGGGTCGATTGA
- a CDS encoding NAD-dependent protein deacetylase: protein MPDVTASRIRSTAAGLPPLELHQPEEAGARLAEFIHRHPNLLVLTGAGVSTDSGIPDYRDGEGAWKRKQPVQHQAFMTEDDVRRRYWGRSLIGWPVMRNAQPNPAHFQLAELEHRSHSRLVVTQNVDRLHQRAGANAVLDLHGRADQVVCMSCGYRCARDEVHDRCSDLNPAFRHYKATTAPDGDADLEVDFSDFRVANCPRCDGILKPDVVFFGDFVPKQRVTTALDTLKESDGLLVIGSSLMVYSGFRFCRYAREWGKPMATLNLGRTRADDLVSLKLNARIGETLKVALDVL, encoded by the coding sequence ATGCCAGACGTTACCGCATCGAGAATCCGTTCCACGGCCGCTGGGCTTCCGCCCCTTGAGTTGCACCAACCTGAAGAGGCGGGCGCAAGGCTGGCTGAGTTTATCCACCGCCACCCCAACCTGCTGGTGCTCACTGGTGCCGGCGTTAGTACCGATTCCGGGATTCCCGATTACCGTGACGGGGAGGGCGCCTGGAAGCGTAAGCAGCCTGTACAGCACCAGGCCTTCATGACGGAGGATGACGTACGCCGCCGCTACTGGGGGCGCAGCCTCATTGGCTGGCCGGTGATGCGCAATGCCCAGCCCAATCCGGCTCACTTCCAATTGGCGGAACTGGAGCACCGCTCCCACTCGCGACTGGTCGTGACCCAGAACGTCGACCGCTTGCATCAACGTGCGGGTGCCAACGCCGTATTGGACCTGCACGGGCGCGCCGATCAGGTCGTCTGCATGAGCTGCGGCTACCGCTGCGCGCGGGATGAAGTGCATGATCGCTGCAGTGACCTGAACCCCGCCTTTCGCCACTATAAGGCCACGACTGCGCCCGACGGCGATGCAGATCTCGAGGTTGATTTCAGCGACTTCCGGGTTGCGAACTGCCCGAGGTGCGACGGTATTCTCAAACCGGATGTGGTTTTCTTTGGGGATTTCGTGCCCAAACAACGGGTGACGACGGCTCTGGATACGCTCAAGGAGAGTGACGGCCTGCTGGTAATTGGCTCCTCGCTCATGGTGTATTCCGGCTTCCGCTTTTGCCGTTACGCCAGGGAGTGGGGTAAGCCCATGGCAACACTCAACCTGGGGCGAACCCGTGCCGACGACCTGGTGAGCCTCAAGCTCAACGCACGTATCGGGGAAACCCTGAAGGTGGCCCTGGACGTGTTGTAG
- a CDS encoding MarR family winged helix-turn-helix transcriptional regulator yields the protein MSQNDDCAELQLENQLCFALHSTSLMMTKVYKPFLKALGLTYPQYLAMLVLWENDGLTVGEMSRKLLTDPGSLTPLLKRLEAEGAIKRTRRSTDERVVELRLTPEGKAMREIARTIPSCIAGASDRSFERLMALRDELVALREELRKSL from the coding sequence ATGAGCCAAAACGACGACTGTGCCGAACTCCAGCTGGAAAACCAGCTCTGCTTCGCCCTTCATTCCACGTCATTGATGATGACCAAGGTCTACAAACCCTTTCTCAAGGCTTTGGGCCTGACCTACCCCCAATACTTAGCGATGCTGGTGCTTTGGGAAAACGACGGCCTCACGGTGGGCGAAATGAGCCGGAAACTTCTTACTGACCCGGGTTCCCTGACGCCCCTGCTGAAAAGACTCGAAGCAGAAGGGGCGATCAAGCGTACCCGTCGATCGACGGACGAGCGCGTGGTCGAATTACGCCTTACGCCCGAAGGTAAGGCCATGCGTGAAATAGCCCGGACTATACCCAGCTGTATTGCCGGCGCCAGCGACCGAAGCTTCGAGCGCCTGATGGCGCTGAGAGACGAACTCGTTGCGCTACGAGAGGAATTGCGTAAGTCGCTTTAG
- a CDS encoding DUF6160 family protein, with protein sequence MKSLKTTALALAVSGLPLMAQAELKALDDSAMGGITGQAGVTIELETQVNIGEFRYVDEGTLAVSDIFVGGAGRDDMFSELGFAIPNEATDLIDNIKMNIDVLEDGDAAIDIFPLFGSPIDFAVRTGAWELRGDTDSTLLMDNLSIEGLFTEFKIRVDTETDNLNLRTRFAIDDMDVDVPFLAVGIRDLELTGAGYDDNPNIVSLGAVAEMDVYKAPNAAGVDSLAVDIETFDADMNIGGVLVGGTSIGSMALDDLSIQDTQMRIYGH encoded by the coding sequence ATGAAAAGCCTGAAAACGACAGCCCTGGCGCTGGCTGTTTCCGGACTGCCCCTGATGGCGCAGGCGGAACTGAAGGCGCTGGACGACTCCGCGATGGGCGGTATTACCGGCCAGGCGGGTGTGACCATCGAACTGGAAACCCAGGTCAACATCGGCGAATTCCGCTACGTCGATGAAGGCACGCTGGCGGTCAGCGATATCTTCGTCGGCGGCGCTGGGCGCGACGACATGTTCTCCGAACTGGGTTTTGCCATCCCCAACGAAGCCACGGATCTGATCGACAATATCAAGATGAACATCGATGTGCTCGAGGACGGTGATGCCGCGATCGACATCTTTCCGCTCTTCGGGTCCCCGATCGACTTCGCGGTACGCACGGGCGCCTGGGAACTGAGGGGCGATACCGACAGTACGTTGTTGATGGACAACCTGTCGATCGAGGGCCTGTTCACCGAGTTCAAGATTCGCGTGGACACCGAAACTGACAATCTCAACCTGCGCACCCGTTTCGCCATCGACGACATGGATGTCGACGTGCCCTTCCTGGCCGTCGGTATCCGTGACCTGGAACTGACCGGTGCAGGCTACGACGATAACCCGAATATCGTCAGCCTTGGCGCAGTGGCTGAAATGGATGTCTACAAGGCACCGAACGCGGCCGGTGTAGACAGCCTTGCCGTGGATATCGAGACTTTCGACGCCGACATGAACATCGGCGGTGTGCTGGTAGGCGGTACATCCATCGGCTCCATGGCGCTGGATGACCTGTCGATTCAGGATACGCAGATGCGCATCTATGGCCACTGA
- a CDS encoding PEP-CTERM sorting domain-containing protein — protein sequence MFAKKLLAGSVFMFAAGSVAAMPTDLADLESDDGDQVFADVSEGQYSDTYASYVTLTDTDGDLDDSNVTLLAEYANLASGNSFGIYDQNTGEELSLFTGGTDVNTGVTISFDLATGEATNLTTEESAEVGSTFGFYIDNGDGNKYYSDPEMNDGFDPALIYDTVGTSGEGLFGSNLVVAFEDQEAGDRDYNDLVVGLTDVEAVPEPGTLALFGMGLLGMGAAARRKS from the coding sequence ATGTTCGCAAAGAAGCTACTCGCAGGTTCCGTATTTATGTTCGCTGCAGGCAGTGTCGCTGCTATGCCAACGGATCTGGCTGATCTGGAGTCAGACGACGGCGATCAGGTATTCGCCGACGTTTCCGAAGGTCAGTACAGCGATACGTATGCGAGCTACGTTACACTCACGGATACCGACGGCGATCTCGACGATAGCAACGTCACTCTTCTAGCCGAGTATGCCAACCTGGCAAGCGGTAACTCATTCGGTATCTATGACCAAAACACAGGCGAAGAGCTTTCACTCTTCACCGGTGGAACTGACGTCAACACCGGCGTTACCATTTCGTTCGACCTCGCTACCGGTGAGGCCACGAACCTGACCACCGAGGAATCTGCTGAAGTGGGTTCTACCTTCGGCTTCTATATCGACAACGGCGACGGTAACAAGTACTACTCAGATCCGGAGATGAACGATGGCTTCGATCCGGCCCTGATATACGATACCGTCGGTACCTCAGGTGAAGGCCTGTTCGGCTCCAACCTGGTCGTTGCCTTCGAAGACCAGGAAGCTGGCGACCGTGACTACAACGACCTAGTCGTTGGTCTGACCGACGTGGAAGCGGTGCCCGAGCCAGGTACCCTCGCATTGTTCGGTATGGGTCTGTTGGGCATGGGTGCTGCTGCCCGTCGCAAATCCTAA
- a CDS encoding ATP-binding protein, with protein MTTTNLSFQLSDANELPTALNWLTGHFSEAGADASVNAELKRLLDIEVNHLFHHHADEPRRVEMHVELELDRGQVCVRLIDNGQPYNPLQNGSGGSALTGNASSQSLVEALSDEQVYYRRHEQNILVLTRHFPAV; from the coding sequence ATGACGACAACCAACCTGAGTTTCCAACTTTCCGACGCCAACGAATTACCCACCGCCCTCAACTGGCTCACAGGCCATTTTTCCGAAGCTGGGGCCGACGCCAGTGTGAATGCTGAACTGAAGCGCCTGCTGGACATCGAGGTTAACCACCTGTTCCACCACCATGCCGACGAGCCCCGGCGGGTCGAGATGCATGTGGAACTGGAGCTAGACCGTGGACAGGTGTGCGTTAGGCTGATCGACAACGGCCAACCCTACAATCCGCTGCAGAACGGCAGTGGGGGCAGCGCACTTACCGGGAACGCCAGCAGCCAATCGCTGGTAGAAGCACTCTCGGACGAGCAGGTGTACTACAGGCGCCACGAGCAAAACATCCTGGTGCTAACAAGGCACTTTCCAGCAGTCTGA
- a CDS encoding methyl-accepting chemotaxis protein, protein MNLFNRLRIRSRLLIAVLVPVILTAFTITWFTVNQIEQDGEAEIDLLRVNLLEARKAGLKNVVETAYSVVQDVIDDPSLNQEEAKQEARERLRAMTFGDSNYVFAYTRDVFNLAYRPDPGREGPTTKPEVRKLITDIFKAAAGDGFHAYEWPNPGTGNVEQKVSYATLITEWDWMIGAGVYTTDIQAALSAAERKVQSHIAGTISFFAIITVVVVLIALSIGLLVGRSVTAPIKRVSTTMREIAEGEGDLRQRLPDEGNDELAELGRRFNAFVIRIQNTIQQVGATTDQLASAAEELSRVSVETRASVQAQGSETDQIASAINQMAATIQQISGNANEVESAASDADRLARDGGATIGQAQAAVNQLSEEIEDTASSISALAKKSDDIQQVLDVIHAVTEQTNLLALNAAIEAARAGEHGRGFSVVADEVRQLARRSAESADQIRGMIEGFVTESKAAVERMKTSQNRSGETVERINHATTALRTIESSVGTIHDQVTQIATASEQQSQVAEEINRNIVRIVEAAQRSDTGTIQTNEASEELARLGENLRELVGQFRV, encoded by the coding sequence TCCCGACTGCTCATTGCTGTCCTGGTACCCGTTATTTTGACCGCATTCACTATTACCTGGTTCACCGTTAACCAGATCGAGCAGGATGGTGAAGCAGAAATCGATCTGCTGCGCGTAAACCTGCTCGAGGCCCGGAAGGCAGGACTAAAGAACGTCGTGGAAACGGCCTACTCGGTCGTTCAGGACGTCATTGACGATCCATCACTCAACCAGGAAGAAGCCAAGCAGGAAGCCCGTGAGCGACTCCGTGCGATGACCTTTGGTGACAGCAACTATGTCTTCGCCTATACACGCGACGTGTTCAATCTCGCCTACCGCCCGGACCCCGGCCGCGAGGGCCCGACAACCAAACCGGAGGTGCGCAAGCTCATTACCGACATCTTCAAGGCAGCAGCCGGGGATGGCTTCCATGCCTATGAGTGGCCAAACCCCGGAACAGGAAACGTCGAACAGAAGGTCTCCTACGCTACCCTGATCACGGAGTGGGACTGGATGATCGGCGCCGGCGTCTACACCACCGACATCCAGGCGGCCCTATCGGCCGCTGAACGGAAGGTCCAGTCACATATCGCTGGTACCATCAGCTTTTTCGCCATTATCACGGTCGTCGTTGTTCTCATCGCGCTGAGTATCGGCCTGCTGGTTGGGCGTAGCGTCACCGCCCCGATCAAGCGCGTAAGCACTACGATGCGTGAGATCGCGGAAGGCGAAGGCGACCTGCGTCAACGACTGCCTGATGAAGGTAACGATGAGCTGGCAGAGTTGGGCCGTCGCTTCAACGCGTTCGTTATCAGGATCCAGAACACGATCCAGCAAGTGGGCGCCACAACGGATCAATTGGCGTCAGCTGCCGAAGAACTGAGCCGGGTATCGGTCGAGACCCGCGCATCGGTCCAGGCCCAGGGTTCCGAGACCGACCAGATTGCCTCGGCCATCAACCAGATGGCGGCCACGATCCAGCAGATTTCCGGCAATGCCAATGAAGTGGAAAGCGCCGCTTCCGATGCCGATCGCCTCGCCCGGGACGGCGGTGCGACCATTGGCCAGGCCCAGGCAGCGGTCAATCAGTTGTCTGAGGAAATCGAGGATACGGCGAGCAGTATCAGCGCCCTGGCGAAAAAATCCGACGATATCCAGCAAGTGCTGGACGTCATCCATGCGGTCACCGAACAAACCAATCTGCTGGCACTGAATGCGGCTATCGAAGCGGCTCGCGCCGGCGAACACGGGCGGGGTTTCTCGGTGGTCGCGGATGAAGTGCGTCAACTGGCTCGTCGCAGCGCGGAATCGGCAGACCAGATCAGGGGCATGATCGAAGGCTTCGTGACCGAGTCAAAAGCGGCGGTAGAGCGCATGAAGACCTCACAGAACCGGTCCGGCGAAACGGTCGAACGGATCAACCATGCGACCACCGCACTGCGCACAATCGAGAGTTCGGTGGGTACGATCCACGATCAGGTCACACAGATTGCGACGGCGTCGGAGCAACAAAGTCAGGTTGCCGAGGAAATCAATCGCAATATCGTGCGAATCGTTGAAGCCGCCCAGCGCAGCGATACTGGAACAATCCAAACCAACGAAGCCAGCGAGGAGTTGGCTCGCCTGGGCGAAAACCTGCGCGAATTGGTGGGTCAGTTCCGGGTCTAG